Within the Arthrobacter caoxuetaonis genome, the region GTCACCCGCAACACGGTGTTGGAGAGCGAGCCCTGCGCCCCGGCGCACCAGGTGTACTCCGGAGTCCTCTACGATGCCCTCGGCTATGCGTCCCTGACGCCGGCACAGCGGGCACGTGCCGACGCCGCCGTCGTTGTTGTTTCTGCCCTGTGGGGCGCCATTGGCTTTGCGGACATGATTCCCGCCTACCGGCTGTCCATGGGAACAAATCTTCCCGGCGTCGGGCGGCTCGCTGCCTTCTGGAAAGCAGCACTCACGGAGCCGCTGAATGAATGCGCTGCCGGCGATCTGGTGGTGGACTGCCGATCCAGCACCTATGCAGCGGCCTGGCAGCCGGATCCTGCGTGCAGCGCAGCAGTCAACGTCTTCCAGGTGCGGGGCGGGGAGCGCAAGGTCGTATCCCACTTCGCCAAGCACACACGCGGGGAACTCGCACGGCATCTGCTCACCAGGACAGGCGCAGAGCCGTCCACCGTTGACGAACTGCAGCACGCCGCAGCCGAAAAGTGGGAAGCAGAGCTCGTTCCGGCAAAGGGACGAAAACCGCATCAGCTCAACCTCATCCTGCCCGAAGACCACTAGTCCCGCGGCACGGTCGGATCAGGGAAGGTCTGCTACGAGCTCAACTTCGAAACCGTCA harbors:
- a CDS encoding YaaA family protein, translating into MLILLPPSEGKTRPAQGPTLNPDFLRFPELATPRKLVLSALAETSASADAHKILGAGLSLAAEVTRNTVLESEPCAPAHQVYSGVLYDALGYASLTPAQRARADAAVVVVSALWGAIGFADMIPAYRLSMGTNLPGVGRLAAFWKAALTEPLNECAAGDLVVDCRSSTYAAAWQPDPACSAAVNVFQVRGGERKVVSHFAKHTRGELARHLLTRTGAEPSTVDELQHAAAEKWEAELVPAKGRKPHQLNLILPEDH